A window of Candidatus Omnitrophota bacterium contains these coding sequences:
- the tsaB gene encoding tRNA (adenosine(37)-N6)-threonylcarbamoyltransferase complex dimerization subunit type 1 TsaB: MTILAIETSTRQLGVAAVDAGRVLASYELLADYPHAVELPNAVTRVLQSARTPLNRVEAIVVDIGPGSFTGLRIGLAFVKALVFPKSLPVVGVASLDVLAAHVPYASSPIYAVLDARQGNVYLARYRWDRQRILKDSDYLLGPLEQTLAASAEPAIFVGDGCAAFREQILARVPQAVFAPSDFWLPRAATLARLGQERFRAGQRDDPQTLVPLYLYPMDCSVRSPDRPTAVIPKTVAV, from the coding sequence ATGACAATCTTAGCCATTGAAACATCGACAAGGCAATTGGGAGTCGCGGCCGTTGACGCAGGACGGGTGCTGGCATCCTATGAGTTATTGGCTGATTACCCCCATGCCGTGGAGCTGCCGAATGCGGTGACGCGCGTGCTTCAGAGCGCGCGCACTCCGCTGAACCGGGTGGAGGCTATCGTCGTCGATATCGGGCCCGGCTCGTTTACCGGCTTGCGGATCGGCCTCGCGTTTGTGAAAGCTTTGGTGTTTCCCAAATCCCTTCCGGTGGTGGGCGTCGCTTCGTTGGATGTGCTGGCGGCGCACGTGCCGTATGCCTCATCTCCAATCTATGCGGTGCTGGATGCGCGGCAGGGCAACGTGTATCTGGCCCGGTATCGCTGGGACAGGCAGCGCATCCTCAAAGACAGCGACTACCTGCTTGGCCCGCTTGAGCAGACGCTGGCCGCATCAGCAGAGCCGGCGATCTTTGTTGGCGATGGCTGTGCGGCGTTCCGCGAGCAGATTCTTGCGCGCGTGCCACAGGCGGTCTTCGCCCCCTCCGACTTCTGGCTGCCTCGCGCCGCCACGTTAGCCCGGCTTGGGCAGGAGCGGTTTCGTGCTGGGCAGCGGGATGATCCGCAGACATTGGTCCCGCTCTACCTGTATCCGATGGACTGCTCGGTCCGCTCCCCCGACCGTCCCACCGCCGTCATTCCAAAAACCGTGGCCGTGTGA
- a CDS encoding DUF3800 domain-containing protein — translation MLFFIDESWQATHDQKLKAGVLAAVQIKSHDFNECSQDIYSIKASHLGRENGNIELKGKSVLGAYQFRLESRGIRSKDLALVREILSYMATKGTTAFASVVFAKEDMDLACADSQHLERPFFYLFERINLFMKENHPGLIAKLIFDDRGVQTNQKISISVSNFFHKSSAGRSFDSILKVPLFAISKENVGIQVADIVAYTLGGRFTGDKNIGEFFKTVKSMEFKSRLTRDVSGVQRPWLGFKIIKDKEAGDLRTPIGIPKPMRGPEGPPPTSTPSLASP, via the coding sequence ATGCTTTTCTTCATTGATGAAAGTTGGCAGGCAACACACGACCAAAAGCTTAAGGCTGGGGTGCTCGCTGCCGTCCAGATTAAGAGCCACGACTTTAACGAGTGCTCGCAGGACATTTATTCAATCAAGGCAAGCCATCTAGGACGTGAAAACGGTAACATAGAATTGAAGGGAAAAAGTGTTTTGGGAGCGTATCAATTTCGGTTAGAGTCAAGAGGGATTCGCTCAAAGGATCTTGCTCTTGTTAGAGAAATACTCTCGTATATGGCGACAAAAGGGACGACGGCGTTTGCTTCAGTCGTGTTCGCAAAGGAAGATATGGATTTAGCTTGCGCTGACTCCCAGCACCTCGAACGGCCATTCTTTTACCTGTTCGAGAGAATCAATTTATTCATGAAAGAGAACCATCCAGGACTAATTGCAAAATTGATCTTTGACGACAGAGGCGTCCAAACAAATCAGAAAATATCAATCTCGGTGAGTAATTTCTTCCATAAAAGCTCAGCGGGTCGTTCGTTTGACTCAATTCTCAAGGTTCCATTATTTGCTATCTCAAAGGAAAATGTGGGGATTCAGGTGGCTGACATCGTAGCTTACACGCTAGGTGGACGATTCACTGGCGACAAGAACATCGGTGAATTCTTTAAGACGGTAAAGAGTATGGAGTTCAAGAGTAGACTGACTCGTGACGTTAGTGGGGTTCAGCGCCCTTGGCTGGGATTCAAGATCATAAAAGATAAAGAGGCTGGCGATTTAAGAACCCCAATCGGAATTCCTAAACCTATGAGGGGACCAGAGGGCCCCCCACCAACCTCCACACCTAGCTTGGCATCCCCCTAA
- the ilvB gene encoding biosynthetic-type acetolactate synthase large subunit produces MSQKLKGAQILVECLKREGVETVFGIPGGVNLPTFDALYQSSIKVILTVHEQGAAHMADGFARATGKVGVCLATSGPGATNLVTGIATAYMDSIPIVALTGQVRTSVIGNDAFQEVDTIGITRPVTKHSYLVKDVRDIARVVREAFYIAATGRPGPVLIDLPVDSTVAETEFIYPETVDIRGYRPTEAPKPSAKAIEQLAEVIARANKPILYAGAGVIQAGATAELMELAHKTKIPVTTSLLGLGGFPETDPLSLGMLGMHGFEYTNYAVAQCDLLIGIGARFDDRVTGKPDEFARHAKKAHIDVDPSSINKTVVVDYPVVGDVKHVLQALNRIVNAPDTNGWLKTIAEMRKQYPLVYREKTKLLPQYIIQQISEATKGNAVIATGVGQHQMWAAQFYQFNRPRSLITSGGLGTMGFGLPAAIGAQFGRPNEVVWDIDGDGSFQMTAQELATAAQHKLPLKVAIMNNQHHGMVRQWQDLFYEGRHASSRLNPVDFVKLAEANGCVGIRVERKDEVRQAIDRAMQVNDRPTVIEFMVEQTENIWPMIAPGKPHDQLLGTYETLKNEGGVAQHRRLDPDDESKLSLG; encoded by the coding sequence ATGTCGCAAAAACTCAAAGGCGCGCAAATCCTCGTCGAGTGCCTCAAACGCGAGGGAGTCGAGACGGTCTTCGGCATCCCTGGCGGGGTCAATCTGCCCACGTTTGACGCGCTCTACCAATCGTCGATCAAGGTCATCCTCACGGTGCATGAGCAGGGCGCGGCCCATATGGCCGACGGCTTTGCCCGCGCTACCGGCAAGGTCGGCGTGTGCCTGGCGACCTCCGGTCCTGGGGCGACCAACCTGGTGACCGGCATTGCCACCGCGTACATGGATTCGATTCCGATCGTGGCCTTGACCGGCCAGGTGCGCACGTCGGTGATCGGCAACGATGCGTTTCAAGAGGTGGACACGATCGGCATCACCCGGCCGGTGACGAAGCACAGCTACCTCGTCAAAGATGTGCGAGACATCGCCCGCGTGGTGCGCGAAGCCTTCTACATCGCGGCGACCGGCCGGCCAGGGCCGGTGCTGATCGATCTGCCGGTGGACTCGACGGTGGCCGAGACCGAATTCATCTACCCTGAGACAGTGGACATCCGCGGCTATCGGCCCACCGAGGCTCCAAAGCCCTCAGCCAAAGCGATCGAACAGTTGGCCGAGGTCATTGCGCGCGCCAACAAGCCGATTCTCTACGCCGGGGCCGGCGTGATCCAAGCCGGGGCCACCGCGGAGCTGATGGAGCTGGCCCATAAAACCAAGATTCCCGTGACGACCAGCCTGCTGGGTCTGGGCGGGTTTCCAGAGACGGATCCGCTGAGTTTGGGCATGCTGGGCATGCACGGGTTTGAATACACGAACTACGCCGTGGCCCAGTGCGATTTGCTCATCGGCATCGGGGCGCGCTTCGATGACCGCGTGACCGGCAAGCCGGATGAATTCGCCCGCCATGCCAAGAAGGCGCACATCGACGTGGATCCTTCCTCGATCAATAAGACCGTCGTGGTGGACTATCCGGTGGTGGGCGATGTGAAACACGTGCTGCAGGCCCTCAACCGCATCGTGAACGCCCCGGACACCAACGGTTGGCTCAAGACGATTGCCGAGATGCGCAAGCAGTACCCGCTCGTCTACCGCGAAAAAACCAAGCTGCTGCCGCAATACATCATTCAGCAGATCTCCGAAGCGACGAAGGGCAACGCCGTGATCGCGACCGGGGTCGGGCAGCATCAGATGTGGGCCGCGCAGTTCTATCAATTCAATCGGCCGCGATCGCTGATCACCAGCGGAGGCTTAGGCACCATGGGCTTTGGGCTGCCGGCGGCCATTGGCGCTCAATTCGGCCGGCCCAATGAAGTCGTGTGGGACATCGATGGCGACGGCAGCTTCCAGATGACCGCGCAGGAGCTCGCCACGGCCGCTCAGCACAAATTGCCGCTGAAGGTGGCGATCATGAACAACCAGCACCACGGCATGGTGCGGCAATGGCAGGATTTATTCTATGAGGGACGGCATGCCAGCTCTCGCTTGAACCCGGTGGATTTCGTGAAGCTGGCTGAGGCGAACGGGTGCGTGGGCATTCGCGTGGAACGGAAGGATGAGGTGCGTCAGGCCATCGACCGCGCGATGCAGGTGAATGACCGTCCGACGGTGATTGAGTTCATGGTGGAGCAGACCGAGAATATTTGGCCGATGATAGCACCCGGCAAACCGCATGACCAGCTCTTGGGCACCTACGAAACGCTCAAGAATGAAGGCGGAGTAGCCCAGCACAGGCGCCTTGATCCCGATGACGAATCCAAACTCAGCCTCGGCTAA
- the ilvN gene encoding acetolactate synthase small subunit, producing the protein MSEKHTISCLVENHFGVLARISNLISARGFNIDSLTVSATEDPTISRMTIVVDADTTVKLEQVKNQLNRLIDVIEVRELKEGQFIDREILLARVSASGKKRAELEALAASFGAKLAETTDHSVVIEAIGDTKRLDQLVEKLRPHGITKLVRTGRVALEK; encoded by the coding sequence ATGAGTGAAAAACATACGATTTCTTGCTTAGTGGAAAACCACTTCGGCGTGCTGGCCAGGATTTCGAATCTGATCAGCGCCCGAGGCTTTAACATCGATTCGCTGACGGTGAGCGCGACCGAAGATCCCACGATCTCGCGCATGACCATCGTGGTGGATGCGGATACCACCGTAAAACTGGAGCAGGTGAAGAACCAGCTCAACCGGCTCATCGACGTGATCGAGGTGCGCGAGCTGAAGGAAGGCCAGTTCATCGACCGGGAAATTCTGCTGGCCCGCGTTTCCGCCAGTGGCAAAAAACGGGCCGAGCTGGAAGCGCTCGCGGCGAGTTTCGGCGCGAAGCTGGCGGAAACCACCGATCATTCCGTCGTGATTGAGGCGATCGGCGACACCAAGCGGCTGGATCAGCTCGTGGAGAAGCTTCGGCCTCATGGCATCACCAAGCTCGTCCGCACCGGCCGTGTAGCACTTGAGAAATAG
- the ilvC gene encoding ketol-acid reductoisomerase: MAKMYYEKDADVKALKGKTVAIIGYGIQGRGQALNLRDSGVKVIVAQRPGGPNFDLAKHDGWTPVSATEAAKKADVIIMLAQDMLQGQIYRKSIAPNLKAGKALGFSHGFAVLYKLVDPPKNVDVILIAPKGPGSLVRSQYLEGKGVPALVAVYQDATGKAKQLALAWAKGIGATRAGVLETTFKEETETDNFGEQAVLCGGASALIKAGFETLVEAGYQPEVAYFECLHELKLITDMFWASGIQGMRKRVSDTAKWGDVACGPRVIDARVKDNMKQLLREIQSGQFAKEWIAEHQAGRPMFNKLMAQDEQHQIEQVGRKLRAMMPWIGSQQKPRQNRSKKRQVARSRS; encoded by the coding sequence ATGGCGAAGATGTATTACGAGAAGGATGCAGACGTAAAAGCGCTTAAGGGTAAGACGGTGGCGATCATTGGCTACGGCATCCAGGGCCGGGGCCAAGCGCTCAATCTGCGCGACTCAGGCGTCAAAGTTATTGTTGCCCAGCGCCCTGGCGGGCCAAATTTCGATCTGGCCAAGCACGATGGCTGGACACCAGTCTCCGCGACCGAGGCGGCCAAGAAGGCCGATGTCATCATCATGCTCGCCCAGGATATGCTCCAGGGGCAGATCTACCGCAAGTCGATTGCACCGAACTTGAAGGCTGGCAAGGCGCTGGGATTTTCGCACGGCTTTGCGGTGCTGTACAAGCTGGTCGATCCGCCGAAGAACGTCGATGTGATCTTGATTGCGCCCAAGGGTCCTGGCAGCTTGGTGCGCTCGCAGTATCTCGAAGGCAAAGGGGTTCCGGCGTTGGTGGCCGTCTATCAGGATGCGACAGGCAAGGCCAAGCAGCTCGCCCTGGCCTGGGCCAAGGGTATTGGGGCCACGCGAGCCGGGGTATTGGAGACGACCTTTAAGGAAGAAACCGAAACCGATAACTTTGGCGAGCAAGCCGTGCTGTGCGGCGGAGCCTCGGCGCTGATCAAGGCCGGATTTGAGACGCTGGTCGAGGCCGGCTATCAGCCGGAAGTGGCGTACTTTGAATGTTTGCATGAGCTGAAGCTGATCACCGACATGTTCTGGGCCTCAGGCATCCAGGGCATGCGCAAGCGCGTCTCGGATACGGCGAAGTGGGGCGATGTGGCGTGCGGGCCGCGCGTGATCGATGCGCGCGTGAAGGACAACATGAAGCAGCTGCTGCGCGAGATCCAATCCGGCCAGTTCGCCAAGGAATGGATCGCCGAGCATCAGGCCGGCCGGCCCATGTTCAACAAGCTGATGGCGCAGGATGAGCAGCATCAGATCGAGCAGGTGGGGCGCAAGCTGCGGGCGATGATGCCGTGGATAGGCAGCCAGCAAAAGCCAAGACAGAATAGAAGCAAGAAGCGGCAAGTCGCCCGCAGCCGATCGTGA
- a CDS encoding 2-isopropylmalate synthase, with product MRRITIFDTTLRDGEQCPGASLTPEEKLEIAKHLARLGVDVIEGGFPIASPGDAKAVRMIAETVKGPTIAALARSLGPDIDAAARAVAPASKKRIHVFLATSPIHRKYKLRKAQEEILRQAVWAVKYAKKYSRDVEFSPEDASRTEPEFLHQVVEAVITAGATTVNIPDTVGFAVPDQFGELINSIVDCVPNIDRAVISVHCHNDLGLSVPNSLAAIANGAGQVECTVNGIGERAGNASLEEIVMTLKIRQDFYHATTGIDTTQIAKASRLVSALTGIVVQPNKAIVGGNAFRHESGIHQDGMLKHRATYEILRPEDVGVGGSKLVLGKLSGRHAFAKRLADLGFRLQKPGLDRAFERFKILADKKKEVFDEDLAAIVEDALPAAQEVYKLAYVHTASGSDTVPTATIRLTKDGKALQDAACGDGPVDACYKTIDRLTGVSPELVDYSLHAVTKGKDALGEVTVKLRHQGVEVSGRGTSTDVIEASAKAYLSAVNKLVSSSTRQSYVKRRQALHP from the coding sequence ATGAGACGCATCACGATTTTTGACACGACGTTACGGGATGGAGAGCAATGTCCCGGGGCGAGTTTAACCCCTGAGGAGAAGCTGGAAATCGCCAAGCATTTAGCCCGGCTGGGTGTGGACGTCATTGAAGGAGGTTTTCCCATCGCCTCGCCCGGGGATGCCAAGGCGGTGCGCATGATCGCCGAGACGGTCAAAGGGCCGACGATCGCGGCCCTGGCGCGCTCGCTCGGTCCGGACATCGATGCGGCGGCGAGAGCGGTCGCCCCGGCTAGCAAGAAGCGCATCCATGTGTTTCTGGCCACCTCCCCGATTCACCGCAAGTACAAGCTGCGCAAAGCGCAAGAAGAGATTCTGCGCCAGGCGGTGTGGGCGGTGAAGTATGCGAAGAAGTACAGCCGCGACGTGGAGTTTTCGCCGGAAGACGCCTCGCGCACCGAGCCGGAGTTTCTGCACCAGGTGGTGGAGGCGGTCATCACGGCAGGGGCGACGACGGTGAATATTCCGGATACCGTCGGGTTTGCGGTTCCGGATCAGTTTGGCGAATTGATTAACAGTATCGTCGATTGCGTGCCGAATATCGATCGGGCCGTGATCAGCGTGCATTGCCACAACGACCTGGGGCTCTCGGTGCCCAACTCGCTGGCCGCGATTGCCAACGGCGCTGGGCAGGTGGAGTGCACCGTCAACGGCATCGGCGAGCGGGCGGGCAACGCCTCGCTCGAAGAAATCGTCATGACGCTGAAAATCCGCCAGGATTTCTATCATGCCACGACCGGCATCGACACCACACAGATCGCCAAGGCCTCGCGCTTAGTCAGCGCGCTGACCGGCATCGTCGTCCAGCCGAATAAGGCGATCGTCGGCGGCAACGCGTTCCGCCACGAATCCGGCATCCACCAGGACGGGATGCTGAAGCACCGCGCGACGTACGAAATTCTGCGGCCGGAAGACGTCGGGGTCGGGGGAAGCAAGCTCGTGCTGGGCAAGCTCTCCGGGCGCCATGCGTTTGCCAAGCGATTGGCCGATCTCGGATTTCGTTTGCAGAAGCCTGGGCTGGACCGCGCGTTTGAGCGGTTCAAGATTCTTGCCGACAAGAAGAAAGAGGTGTTCGATGAGGATCTGGCGGCCATCGTCGAGGATGCGCTGCCGGCGGCCCAGGAAGTCTACAAGCTGGCGTATGTCCATACCGCCTCTGGCAGCGACACGGTGCCGACCGCGACGATTCGGCTCACCAAGGACGGCAAAGCGCTGCAAGATGCGGCTTGCGGCGATGGCCCGGTGGACGCGTGCTATAAGACGATCGACCGGCTCACCGGAGTCTCGCCTGAGCTCGTTGACTACAGCTTGCATGCCGTGACCAAGGGCAAGGATGCGTTGGGCGAGGTGACCGTGAAATTGCGCCACCAGGGTGTGGAGGTCTCAGGCCGCGGCACCTCGACCGATGTGATTGAAGCCTCGGCCAAGGCGTATCTGAGCGCCGTCAATAAGCTCGTCTCGTCGAGCACCCGCCAATCCTACGTGAAACGACGCCAAGCGCTTCATCCATGA
- a CDS encoding shikimate dehydrogenase translates to MTRIFGVIGHPVAHSLSPAMHEAAFHALRLDAVYAAIDAPPKHLRPMLQALALAGVEGLNVTVPLKEAIAPWLDRLDPHAAAMRAVNTVVISNRRTIGYNTDGIGFRRALIALGWRPRATRAVILGAGGAAQAVAWELARIRGSRLTIANRHLGRARRLARWLTKHHPGVCACPTRLSRVRLDDADLLVNATSVGMRPSDGLLIDPCQLRQGLMVYDLVYNRTTPLVAAARRRRCVAANGASMLLYQGAESFRLWWHRPPPLAAMRRALQEALTR, encoded by the coding sequence ATGACTCGTATCTTTGGTGTGATTGGCCATCCGGTTGCTCACAGTCTTTCGCCGGCGATGCATGAGGCGGCGTTTCACGCGCTGCGGCTTGATGCGGTCTATGCGGCCATCGACGCGCCGCCGAAACATCTGCGGCCCATGCTCCAAGCCCTCGCACTCGCCGGAGTCGAAGGCCTCAACGTGACGGTCCCGCTGAAAGAAGCGATTGCGCCGTGGCTTGATCGTCTGGACCCTCACGCCGCGGCGATGCGCGCGGTCAATACCGTAGTCATCAGCAACCGCCGAACGATCGGCTATAACACCGATGGGATCGGGTTTCGGCGAGCGCTCATCGCGCTGGGGTGGAGGCCGCGCGCAACACGCGCCGTGATTCTTGGCGCTGGAGGCGCAGCACAGGCGGTCGCGTGGGAACTCGCGCGCATTCGAGGCAGCCGCCTGACCATTGCCAATCGGCACCTCGGCAGAGCCCGGCGTCTTGCGCGGTGGCTGACCAAGCATCATCCCGGTGTTTGCGCGTGCCCGACACGTCTTTCTCGCGTGCGATTGGACGATGCCGATCTGCTCGTCAATGCGACTTCGGTGGGGATGCGCCCAAGCGACGGCTTGCTCATTGACCCCTGCCAGCTGCGCCAAGGACTCATGGTGTATGATCTGGTGTACAACCGGACGACACCCCTTGTGGCTGCGGCTCGCCGTCGAAGATGTGTGGCGGCCAATGGGGCGTCGATGCTCCTCTATCAGGGCGCGGAATCCTTCCGGCTGTGGTGGCATCGGCCACCACCCTTAGCAGCCATGCGTCGCGCCCTGCAGGAAGCGCTTACGCGCTGA
- a CDS encoding prepilin peptidase, translating into MPSWLVWGFIVAVGACAGSFLNVCIYRMPREESIVWPGSRCPHCQKPIAWYDNIPVLSFLALRAQCRQCHQPIRWRYPIVEALTAASLLAVLWQFGLTAVGVIYAALVCSLIVASFIDLEFQIIPDEISLGGLAIGVALSALVPALHDTGDRWVSLERSVIGALTGGGLLYVTGSAGNVMLYGLRRLGVALRHHPAWRARFARYRHMRDSMGGGDIKLMAMAGSLLGWKIVTLAFFFAPVLALVPGLFMMVFRKTHVIPYGPFLSLGLVIAMFYGETMLRSSGIEETIRLMWSFYGPSR; encoded by the coding sequence ATGCCGTCGTGGTTGGTGTGGGGCTTCATCGTGGCGGTCGGCGCTTGTGCCGGCAGTTTCCTCAATGTCTGCATCTATCGGATGCCGCGGGAAGAATCGATTGTGTGGCCCGGTTCACGCTGCCCGCATTGCCAGAAGCCGATTGCGTGGTATGACAACATTCCCGTGCTCAGTTTTCTGGCGTTGCGGGCTCAGTGCCGGCAGTGCCATCAGCCGATTCGGTGGCGGTATCCGATTGTTGAAGCGCTGACGGCCGCCTCGCTGCTCGCCGTTCTCTGGCAATTCGGCCTGACCGCTGTGGGAGTCATCTACGCCGCGTTGGTGTGCTCGCTCATTGTCGCTAGCTTCATTGATCTGGAATTTCAAATCATTCCGGATGAAATCAGCCTCGGCGGCCTGGCGATCGGTGTGGCGCTGAGCGCGCTGGTGCCAGCACTACATGATACCGGCGACCGTTGGGTGTCGCTTGAGCGCTCCGTCATTGGCGCGCTCACCGGCGGCGGGCTCCTGTACGTGACCGGCTCGGCCGGCAACGTCATGCTCTACGGCCTGCGGCGGCTTGGGGTAGCGCTACGGCATCATCCCGCGTGGCGCGCGAGATTCGCCCGCTATCGCCATATGCGCGATTCGATGGGCGGCGGGGACATCAAGCTCATGGCCATGGCCGGCTCGCTGCTCGGCTGGAAAATTGTCACCCTCGCGTTTTTCTTCGCTCCGGTGTTGGCATTAGTCCCCGGACTGTTTATGATGGTATTCCGGAAGACGCATGTGATTCCGTACGGGCCATTTTTGTCGCTCGGATTGGTCATCGCGATGTTTTACGGGGAGACGATGCTGCGTAGCAGCGGCATTGAGGAGACGATTCGTCTGATGTGGAGCTTCTATGGGCCATCGAGGTAA
- the aroC gene encoding chorismate synthase produces MRFLTAGESHGPCLVAILEGMPSGVPINLNEIQHQMRRRQLGFGRGPRMQFETDTAEILSGLRRGVTLGSPMALAIKNKDASIDRLPVVTQPRPGHADLTGAMKYDHRDIRNVLERASARETTARVAVGAVCRQLLSLLGIELASHVIALGGIRATSAHATVALVRKKAEPTPLRCLDATATKNMIALIDRCVKVGDTLGGVFEVLVEGAPPGLGSYVHYDRRLDAILGRAILSIHAVKAVELGEGVLGASLPGSKVQDEIFYKKGQGFSRSSNRAGGLEGGMTNGQPIIVRGFLKPLSTLRKPLRSVEINTKKPVVATVERSDVTTVPAAGVIGEAMVAFELARAILEKFGSDSLRELTRNHSNYLKQVERF; encoded by the coding sequence TTGAGATTTTTGACAGCGGGGGAGTCGCACGGGCCGTGTCTCGTGGCTATTCTGGAAGGCATGCCCTCCGGCGTGCCGATTAACCTCAACGAGATCCAACATCAGATGCGCCGGCGGCAGCTGGGCTTCGGCCGCGGCCCGCGCATGCAATTTGAAACCGATACCGCCGAAATCCTCTCCGGCCTCCGGCGCGGCGTCACACTGGGCAGCCCGATGGCGTTGGCGATTAAAAACAAGGACGCGTCGATCGACCGGCTGCCGGTGGTCACCCAGCCGCGGCCAGGCCATGCGGATTTGACCGGCGCGATGAAATACGACCACCGCGATATCCGCAATGTCTTGGAGCGGGCGAGCGCTCGCGAGACCACGGCGCGCGTCGCCGTCGGGGCGGTGTGCCGGCAGCTGCTCTCGCTGCTCGGCATCGAACTCGCCAGCCATGTGATTGCCCTGGGAGGCATCCGGGCGACATCTGCACATGCCACGGTGGCCCTCGTGAGGAAAAAGGCTGAGCCAACACCGCTGCGCTGTTTGGATGCGACCGCGACCAAGAACATGATCGCGCTGATCGATCGGTGCGTAAAGGTCGGCGACACGCTTGGCGGTGTCTTTGAAGTGCTTGTGGAGGGCGCTCCGCCGGGCTTGGGCAGCTATGTCCACTATGATCGACGGCTGGACGCAATTCTTGGCCGGGCAATTCTCTCGATTCATGCGGTGAAAGCGGTGGAGCTTGGCGAGGGGGTCCTGGGAGCGTCGCTGCCAGGCTCAAAGGTTCAAGATGAAATCTTCTACAAGAAGGGGCAGGGATTTAGCCGTTCGTCGAATCGCGCTGGCGGGTTGGAAGGCGGCATGACCAATGGCCAGCCGATCATCGTGCGCGGATTCCTCAAGCCGCTCTCAACGCTGCGCAAGCCGCTACGCTCCGTTGAAATCAATACCAAGAAACCGGTCGTCGCCACCGTCGAGCGGTCGGATGTTACGACGGTGCCGGCGGCCGGTGTCATCGGCGAGGCGATGGTCGCCTTTGAGCTGGCCCGCGCCATCCTTGAGAAATTCGGCAGCGATTCCTTACGCGAGCTCACACGCAACCATAGCAATTATCTCAAACAAGTAGAGAGGTTTTAG
- a CDS encoding shikimate kinase, translated as MNITLTGFMGTGKTSVGKKLAKHLGWRFVDVDQLIESSANMSVPEIFEKRGEAVFRRMERRCISRAVRGRHQVIATGGGAFVDAETRAHLRVTGPVVCLTASPQVIVSRVGRKLSRRPMLSGHANPLARIKTLLAQRASAYAKADVAIDTSHLSAEETVQRICRELGPYVCKGWHYLQHHLAELTPRYGGQYVVVVDDRIIASGKTQLAAYQKASARLTKTCQAGVYYIPLPEEAVTALSAQS; from the coding sequence ATGAACATTACGCTCACAGGATTCATGGGGACAGGGAAGACCAGCGTGGGCAAAAAACTGGCCAAGCATTTGGGCTGGCGGTTTGTCGATGTGGATCAGCTCATCGAGTCCAGTGCTAACATGTCGGTGCCGGAGATTTTTGAGAAGCGCGGCGAGGCGGTGTTCCGTCGGATGGAACGGCGGTGCATCAGCCGCGCGGTGCGAGGCCGGCATCAAGTGATTGCCACCGGCGGCGGCGCCTTTGTCGATGCCGAGACGCGCGCCCACTTGCGCGTGACCGGGCCGGTGGTGTGCCTCACCGCAAGCCCGCAGGTGATTGTCTCGAGAGTCGGCAGGAAATTATCTCGGCGGCCGATGCTCAGCGGACATGCGAATCCCTTGGCGCGCATCAAGACACTGCTCGCCCAGCGCGCTTCGGCGTATGCCAAGGCGGATGTCGCGATTGACACGAGCCATCTCTCGGCTGAAGAGACGGTGCAGCGCATTTGCCGGGAGCTTGGCCCCTATGTGTGCAAAGGGTGGCATTATTTGCAGCATCATTTGGCCGAGCTGACCCCGCGGTACGGCGGCCAGTATGTGGTTGTCGTGGATGACCGCATCATCGCTTCAGGCAAAACGCAACTCGCCGCCTACCAGAAGGCGTCGGCGCGGCTGACGAAGACCTGCCAAGCGGGCGTCTATTATATTCCACTGCCGGAAGAAGCTGTGACGGCATTAAGCGCGCAGTCGTAA